A window of the Gemmatimonadota bacterium genome harbors these coding sequences:
- the ftsH gene encoding ATP-dependent zinc metalloprotease FtsH encodes MSRPPQDRNQPPPQSERQPPPRNERQPQPDKTKKNRSILIWLVLFLFFLMAAQLLPRRGDNAVTVSYTQFQQFLESDNIEQVTITEKLITGTLRQNLSTNVEGTNQSVREFKVYIPFDDPELVADLMARNVMVTAEPEATNWVGYLIAALPWLLLIGFWIFILRQMQSGQRGMFSFGKSRAKMIVEDRPSITFADVAGVLEAKRDLQEIVEFLKNPDKFHALGGRIPKGALLLGPPGTGKTLLAKAVAGEAGVPFFSMSGSDFVEMFVGVGASRVRDLFEQARQNAPCIIFIDEIDAIGRHRGAGLGGGHDEREQTLNQLLVGLDGFEKTDSIIVIGATNRPDVLDPALLRPGRFDRHIVVDRPDVVGREKILEIHVKSRNIPLDDSVKLDVLARGVPGMVGADLANMVNEAALIAARYDHATVTNDDFEEAKEKIMMGSKRQLVISDKEREIVAYHEAGHALAFELIEEIDPLHKVSILPQGRGLGVTIPLPEERYLQSRSYCLGTMAAALGGRAAEQIVFGEVTSGAQNDIEQVTRIARHMVCDWGMSEELGATALGEKEHEVFLGRDIASQANYSETTAHSIDQEIQRFVTEAGERVDKLLRDYEPQLHAVSKALLERDSLTRDEVAELVYGKTLPPKEDGDTGSREVAQDRPGDTESPHKEVAQDDGPGDTESPHAKEATAETQSKDGNGVAAVDGSGEEPVTAPGVDETVESSKGR; translated from the coding sequence ATGTCCCGACCGCCGCAGGACCGGAATCAACCCCCGCCCCAAAGCGAAAGACAACCCCCGCCCCGAAACGAACGGCAGCCTCAGCCCGACAAGACGAAGAAGAACCGTTCGATCCTCATCTGGCTCGTCCTCTTCCTGTTTTTTCTTATGGCGGCCCAGCTCCTTCCCAGGCGGGGAGATAACGCTGTTACCGTGTCGTACACGCAGTTCCAGCAGTTTCTTGAATCCGACAACATCGAGCAGGTCACCATTACCGAGAAGCTGATCACGGGCACGCTGCGTCAGAACTTGTCCACGAATGTCGAGGGCACGAACCAGAGCGTTCGCGAATTCAAGGTATACATCCCCTTCGACGACCCGGAACTGGTGGCCGATCTCATGGCCAGGAACGTCATGGTTACGGCCGAACCGGAGGCCACCAACTGGGTGGGTTACCTCATCGCCGCCCTCCCCTGGCTGCTGCTGATCGGGTTCTGGATATTCATCCTGCGCCAGATGCAGTCGGGCCAGCGCGGCATGTTCTCCTTCGGCAAGAGCCGGGCCAAGATGATCGTGGAAGACCGGCCTTCCATCACCTTCGCCGACGTGGCCGGCGTGCTCGAAGCCAAGCGCGACCTGCAGGAGATCGTGGAATTCCTGAAGAATCCGGACAAGTTCCACGCCCTGGGGGGCCGCATACCGAAGGGGGCCCTGCTGCTGGGCCCGCCGGGCACGGGGAAGACCCTGCTCGCCAAGGCCGTCGCCGGTGAGGCGGGCGTGCCCTTCTTCAGCATGAGCGGCTCGGACTTCGTGGAGATGTTCGTCGGAGTCGGCGCTTCCCGCGTGCGCGATCTATTCGAACAGGCCCGCCAGAACGCTCCGTGTATCATCTTCATCGATGAAATCGACGCCATCGGCCGTCACCGGGGCGCCGGACTCGGCGGCGGGCACGACGAGCGGGAGCAGACCCTGAACCAGTTGCTGGTCGGGCTGGACGGCTTCGAGAAAACCGACTCCATCATCGTGATCGGCGCGACGAACCGTCCGGACGTGCTCGATCCCGCGCTACTTCGCCCCGGCCGCTTCGACCGGCATATCGTCGTGGACCGGCCCGACGTGGTGGGACGGGAGAAGATCCTGGAGATCCACGTAAAGAGTCGCAATATCCCCCTCGACGATTCGGTGAAACTCGACGTACTGGCCAGGGGCGTGCCCGGCATGGTCGGCGCGGACCTGGCCAACATGGTGAACGAGGCCGCGCTCATCGCGGCAAGATACGACCACGCCACCGTGACGAACGACGACTTCGAGGAAGCAAAAGAAAAAATCATGATGGGCTCGAAGCGCCAACTCGTGATCAGCGACAAGGAACGGGAGATCGTGGCCTACCACGAGGCCGGCCACGCCCTCGCCTTCGAACTCATCGAAGAAATCGATCCGCTGCACAAGGTGTCGATCCTGCCGCAGGGCCGGGGCCTGGGTGTTACCATCCCGCTGCCGGAAGAGCGCTACCTCCAGTCCCGGTCGTATTGCCTGGGCACCATGGCCGCGGCGCTGGGTGGCCGGGCGGCCGAGCAGATTGTCTTCGGCGAGGTCACTTCCGGCGCGCAGAACGACATCGAGCAGGTCACCCGCATCGCCCGGCACATGGTATGCGACTGGGGGATGAGCGAGGAACTGGGCGCCACGGCCCTGGGCGAGAAGGAACACGAGGTCTTCCTCGGCCGGGACATCGCAAGCCAGGCGAACTATAGCGAGACGACCGCCCACAGCATCGACCAGGAGATCCAGCGTTTTGTGACTGAGGCCGGCGAACGCGTGGACAAGCTGCTCAGGGACTACGAGCCGCAGTTGCACGCGGTGTCAAAAGCCCTGCTGGAACGCGATTCCCTCACCCGGGACGAGGTGGCCGAGCTTGTCTACGGCAAGACCCTGCCTCCAAAGGAGGATGGGGACACCGGATCGAGGGAAGTCGCGCAAGATCGCCCGGGTGACACGGAGTCGCCGCATAAGGAAGTCGCACAGGATGATGGCCCGGGCGACACGGAGTCGCCGCATGCGAAAGAAGCGACTGCTGAAACGCAGTCTAAGGATGGCAA
- a CDS encoding sigma-70 family RNA polymerase sigma factor produces MAHTADGLIIESVLNGCPDDFEKLVKRYDREIKRIVGSMVRNRQDEQDIVQDIWLSVYQRLSSLRDPERFPQWLHAIARNRCLAHVGDRKNQETVWPEVRPEESAWPGDEHLKRANSRRVRKAVKTLSQALRRTVAMYYFTGYTCDEVSMRMNVPVGTVKRRLSEARSKLRSMFRDWSQSPAEGGLDLRHLIVAAPLCTGF; encoded by the coding sequence ATGGCGCATACGGCGGACGGACTCATCATCGAAAGCGTGCTGAACGGCTGCCCGGACGATTTCGAAAAGCTGGTTAAACGGTATGACCGGGAGATCAAACGTATCGTAGGATCCATGGTCAGGAACCGCCAGGATGAGCAGGATATCGTACAGGATATCTGGCTCTCCGTGTACCAGCGGCTGTCGTCCCTGCGCGACCCGGAGCGGTTTCCGCAGTGGCTGCACGCCATTGCGCGTAACCGATGCCTCGCCCACGTTGGCGACCGGAAGAACCAGGAAACGGTCTGGCCGGAAGTCCGGCCGGAGGAAAGCGCCTGGCCGGGCGACGAGCACCTCAAACGGGCAAACAGCCGCCGGGTGCGGAAAGCGGTGAAGACGCTCTCGCAGGCGCTCAGGCGGACCGTGGCCATGTACTATTTCACCGGGTATACCTGTGACGAGGTCAGCATGCGAATGAACGTTCCCGTGGGCACCGTGAAACGCAGGTTGTCGGAAGCGCGAAGCAAGCTGCGGAGCATGTTCAGGGACTGGTCCCAGTCCCCCGCAGAGGGCGGCCTGGATCTACGCCACCTGATCGTCGCCGCGCCGCTGTGCACCGGCTTCTAA
- a CDS encoding Gfo/Idh/MocA family oxidoreductase: MADRSYGVLLVSFSKHSHQSSFVPAFVEHPRIRIVGVADDADIDPYLKPLNRTWAEQLEVPFFEGVEAAVQRDDVDIVSIGHEIERRADIAMLAAGAGKHLWIDKFIGADMPECRAVVDSVSRSDVTTIIPSYVYNDLVNQIKRMIDSGFLGELTAMHVDILFGKGIPRPISDEKRKPGFLPPGRWKFPDIKREILTVGAYAVALVQQCFDPIVEVYGQGGAYFFPEHAAHGADDFGTLSLVDRSGRVATISAGRNGIASHGAGGPNQAFLFGTKGTGRIDGKRPGIDSHLRNRIVDGDYSIDSEDPMQWHSGPPTLLTSTGLEFTRAALDDLVHALDTGAGTRFTVRDARDHMEVLLAVYESIVRDRPVRLPLRGEEAA; encoded by the coding sequence ATGGCCGACCGTTCGTATGGTGTACTGCTGGTCAGCTTCAGCAAGCACAGCCATCAGAGCAGTTTCGTTCCCGCCTTCGTGGAACATCCCCGCATCCGCATTGTCGGGGTCGCGGACGACGCGGATATCGATCCCTATCTCAAGCCGCTGAATCGGACCTGGGCCGAGCAGTTGGAGGTACCTTTTTTCGAAGGTGTCGAGGCGGCCGTTCAGCGGGACGACGTCGACATCGTGAGCATCGGTCACGAGATCGAACGTCGTGCCGATATCGCCATGCTCGCGGCCGGCGCGGGCAAGCATCTGTGGATCGACAAGTTCATCGGTGCCGATATGCCGGAGTGTCGCGCCGTGGTCGACTCCGTAAGCAGATCGGATGTCACAACCATCATTCCCAGTTATGTTTACAACGATCTTGTCAACCAAATCAAAAGGATGATTGACTCGGGATTCCTGGGTGAATTGACGGCGATGCATGTTGACATTCTCTTTGGCAAAGGGATACCCAGGCCCATATCGGATGAGAAGCGAAAACCCGGTTTTCTGCCACCGGGACGCTGGAAGTTTCCCGACATCAAGCGCGAGATCCTCACGGTCGGCGCCTATGCCGTGGCGCTGGTGCAGCAGTGCTTCGATCCCATCGTCGAAGTGTACGGCCAGGGCGGTGCCTACTTCTTCCCGGAACACGCCGCACACGGCGCGGACGACTTCGGGACGCTGTCCCTCGTGGACCGGTCGGGCCGGGTGGCCACTATTTCCGCCGGGCGGAACGGCATCGCGTCTCATGGCGCCGGGGGACCGAACCAGGCTTTTCTGTTCGGCACGAAGGGCACGGGTAGGATCGACGGTAAGCGTCCCGGCATCGATTCCCATCTCAGAAACCGCATCGTGGACGGCGATTACAGCATCGACTCCGAGGACCCCATGCAGTGGCACAGCGGTCCACCGACGCTTTTAACCTCCACGGGGCTGGAATTCACCCGCGCCGCCCTGGATGACCTGGTTCACGCGCTGGACACCGGCGCGGGAACGCGTTTCACCGTTCGAGACGCGCGGGACCACATGGAAGTCCTGCTGGCAGTGTACGAATCCATCGTACGAGACCGTCCCGTCCGTCTGCCCCTACGCGGCGAGGAGGCGGCGTGA
- a CDS encoding sodium:alanine symporter family protein: protein MDAVLRAISDFMWGPWTIGVLAVLGLMLTVASRGVQFRKFGTAVGLVMRGALRRDKGEQESGDISPFQALTTAMAATIGNGNIAGVATAIAVGGPGAAFWMAAMAPLGMATKYAETVLALRYRGKTRDGLMLGGPMSYLKEGLNLPTIGAIFALCATLGGLGGGNIGQANSIALVLDTQFNVATWITGGLLALILAVVIIGGIKRIGLVAERLVPTMVIVYAASVIYVVITHFSALPATLWLIVESAFTPVAAIGGFAGATVSRTIQYGIRRGVISSEAGLGSAGIAHSAAQTNNPVRQGYISMIGVFIDTIVVCSMTAVTVVIAGVWHNGEISTALVASALNTTIPFGGAIVALCSLMFGFTTMVTWSYYAEQGLRFVTDSRGVVLGIRITWCAAAFFGAVYEARIIWDLGDIMVACMMFPNLVGLIGLTREIRVISGPAQASDAA, encoded by the coding sequence ATGGATGCCGTCCTGCGTGCGATATCCGATTTCATGTGGGGACCCTGGACGATCGGTGTCCTCGCCGTCCTGGGACTCATGCTCACCGTGGCCAGCAGAGGGGTCCAGTTCCGAAAGTTCGGCACGGCCGTCGGCCTCGTCATGCGGGGCGCCCTGCGGCGGGACAAGGGCGAACAGGAGTCCGGAGACATTTCGCCTTTCCAGGCGCTGACCACCGCCATGGCGGCGACAATCGGCAACGGGAATATCGCGGGCGTGGCGACGGCCATCGCGGTCGGCGGCCCGGGCGCGGCCTTCTGGATGGCGGCCATGGCGCCCCTGGGCATGGCGACGAAGTACGCGGAAACCGTGCTGGCCCTACGGTACCGGGGCAAGACCCGGGACGGCCTCATGCTCGGCGGCCCCATGTCCTATCTGAAGGAAGGGCTGAACCTGCCCACCATCGGCGCGATTTTTGCCCTCTGCGCCACGCTGGGCGGCCTGGGCGGGGGAAACATTGGCCAGGCGAACTCCATCGCCTTGGTGCTGGACACCCAGTTCAACGTGGCCACCTGGATCACCGGAGGCCTGCTGGCGCTCATACTGGCCGTGGTCATCATCGGCGGGATCAAGCGCATCGGCCTGGTCGCGGAAAGGCTCGTGCCCACGATGGTGATCGTCTACGCCGCCAGCGTGATCTACGTCGTAATCACCCATTTCAGCGCGCTGCCGGCGACCCTCTGGCTGATCGTGGAAAGCGCCTTCACTCCGGTCGCGGCCATCGGGGGATTCGCCGGGGCCACGGTGTCCCGGACGATTCAGTACGGCATCCGCCGCGGCGTCATTTCCAGCGAGGCCGGCCTCGGAAGCGCGGGGATCGCCCACAGCGCCGCGCAGACGAACAACCCTGTGCGGCAGGGGTACATATCGATGATCGGGGTATTCATAGACACGATCGTGGTGTGCTCCATGACCGCGGTAACCGTGGTTATCGCCGGCGTGTGGCACAATGGTGAAATCAGTACCGCCCTCGTGGCTTCCGCGCTCAACACCACCATTCCCTTCGGCGGAGCCATCGTCGCGCTCTGCTCCCTGATGTTCGGATTCACGACGATGGTCACCTGGTCCTACTATGCCGAGCAGGGCCTGCGGTTCGTGACGGACTCCCGGGGCGTCGTGCTGGGCATCCGGATCACTTGGTGCGCGGCCGCCTTTTTCGGGGCCGTGTACGAGGCCCGGATCATCTGGGACCTAGGCGATATCATGGTCGCCTGCATGATGTTTCCCAATCTCGTCGGCCTGATCGGTCTGACCCGCGAAATCCGCGTGATATCCGGACCGGCGCAGGCTTCCGACGCTGCTTGA